A region from the Triticum aestivum cultivar Chinese Spring chromosome 3D, IWGSC CS RefSeq v2.1, whole genome shotgun sequence genome encodes:
- the LOC123079125 gene encoding probable galacturonosyltransferase 15: protein MRLYITAAAADDDATKPKAPQQLQAARRGYRSVVVTGLLAGVLLFRAALLAIETGASLCPSATGCSDWSAGLGRWLYGGGGDATEEFMKEWKRSHRVATLLDPVVVEAAPDSLDDLMVEMDTILASYDRLDMEAVVVKIMAMLLKMDRKLKSSRIRTLFNRHLASLGIPKSMHCLALRLAEEFAVNSAARSPVPLPQYAPRLTDASRIHVCLVTDNVLAAAVAVASAVRSSAGPSRLVFHVVTDKKSYVPMHSWFALHPVSPAVVEVKGLHQFDWRDGDAIASVMRTIDEVQKSSLDYHQLCDGSVEREYRRLEATKPSTFSILNYLKIHLPEFFPELPRVILLDDDVLVRKDLAGLWEQDLDGNIMGAVGAHRPGADGGICIERTLSEHLNFSDPAVSSLGLDGSNCTWSWGATIVDLDAWRGANVTETYQLWLQKNRESGFRLWKMGSLPPALIAFDGRVQAIEPLWHLPDLGWRMPDAELLQLSAVLHFSGPRKPWLEVAFPELRELWLGHLNNSDSFLRGCGVVE, encoded by the exons ATGAGGCTGTACATCACGGCGGCGGCCGCCGACGACGACGCGACGAAGCCGAAGGCGCCGCAGCAGCTGCAGGCGGCGCGGCGAGGTTACCGTTCCGTTGTGGTCACGGGGCTCCTGGCCGGCGTTCTCCTCTtccgcgccgcgctcctcgccATCGAGACCGGCGCCTCCCTCTGCCCTTCCGCCACCG GTTGCTCGGACTGGAGCGCGGGGCTCGGGCGCTGgctctacggcggcggcggcgacgcgacgGAG GAATTTATGAAAGAGTGGAAGAGAAGCCACAGGGTAGCTACCCTGTTGGACCCCGTGGTGGTGGAAGCGGCACCAGATTCCTTGGACGATCTCATGGTGGAGATGGACACCATTCTGGCGTCCTATGATCGGCTTGACATGGAGGCCGTGGTGGTCAAGATAATGGCCATG CTGCTAAAGATGGACCGGAAGCTCAAGTCGTCAAGAATCCGAACTCTGTTCAACCGGCACCTGGCCTCGCTCGGCATCCCCAAGAGCATGCACTGCCTGGCGCTGCGGCTGGCCGAGGAGTTCGCGGTGAACTCCGCGGCCCGCTCCCCGGTACCGTTGCCGCAGTACGCCCCTCGCCTCACCGACGCCTCTCGCATCCACGTCTGCCTCGTCACCGACAACGTTCTTGCGGCCGCCGTCGCCGTGGCGTCTGCCGTCCGGAGCTCGGCCGGTCCGTCGAGGCTCGTGTTCCACGTCGTCACCGACAAGAAGAGCTACGTCCCGATGCACTCGTGGTTCGCGCTGCACCCGGTCTCTCCGGCGGTCGTCGAGGTCAAGGGCCTCCACCAGTTCGACTGGCGCGACGGCGATGCCATCGCCTCTGTCATGAGGACCATCGACGAGGTCCAGAAGAGCTCGCTGGATTACCACCAGCTGTGTGATGGATCGGTGGAGAGGGAGTACAGAAGGCTTGAGGCCACCAAGCCAAGCACGTTTTCGATCCTCAACTATCTCAAAATCCATCTCCCAGAG TTCTTCCCGGAGCTCCCGAGGGTGATACTGCTCGACGACGACGTCTTGGTGCGCAAGGATCTGGCCGGGCTGTGGGAGCAGGATCTGGACGGGAACATCATGGGCGCGGTCGGCGCGCACCGGCCCGGCGCAGACGGTGGCATCTGCATCGAGAGGACGCTCAGCGAGCACCTCAACTTCTCTGACCCTGCAGTGTCGTCGCTAGGCCTCGACGGTTCGAACTGCACGTGGTCTTGGGGCGCCACCATCGTCGACCTCGACGCTTGGCGAGGAGCGAACGTCACCGAGACGTACCAGCTATGGCTGCAAAAG AACCGCGAATCGGGGTTCAGGCTGTGGAAGATGGGATCGCTGCCGCCGGCTCTGATAGCGTTCGACGGCCGGGTGCAGGCGATCGAGCCGCTGTGGCACCTGCCGGACCTCGGCTGGCGCATGCCCGACGCCGAGCTGCTGCAGCTCTCCGCCGTCCTGCATTTCAGCGGGCCGCGGAAGCCGTGGCTGGAGGTGGCGTTCCCGGAGCTGCGGGAGCTGTGGCTCGGGCACTTGAATAACTCGGACAGCTTCCTACGAGGCTGTGGCGTAGTGGAATGA